In Drosophila pseudoobscura strain MV-25-SWS-2005 chromosome 4, UCI_Dpse_MV25, whole genome shotgun sequence, the following proteins share a genomic window:
- the ClpP gene encoding ATP-dependent Clp protease proteolytic subunit encodes MLRNTISRLLQNNSLKCVTGTTSSRSINLIPMVVEQTGRGERAYDIFSRLLKERIICLMGNITDDISSTVVAQLLFLQSENVNKPIHLYINSPGGVVTAGLAIYDTMQYVKPPIATWCVGQACSMGSLLLAAGAPGMRYSLPNARIMIHQPSGGAQGQATDILIHAEEIIKIKRQLTSIYVKHAKNSYEEMCQRMERDHFMTPDEAKVLGIIDHVLEHPPETVSDSGPTSDGGKTAGKSVSDEPQRKRSNQAA; translated from the exons ATGCTTAGGAACACTATCAGCCGCTTGTTACAAAATAATTCT CTAAAATGTGTTACCGGAACTACTTCTTCTCGGAGTATAAATCTCATTCCCATGGTGGTAGAACAAACTGGCAGAGGAGAACGGGCCTATGATATATTCTCGCGACTGCTGAAAGAACGGATTATTTGCCTTATGGGAAACATAACCGATGACATTAGCTCTACCGTGGTTGCTCAATTGTTGTTTTTACAATCTGAGAATGTCAACAAGCCAATCCACTTGTATATAAATTCTCCGGGTGGCGTTGTTACTGCTGGTCTTGCCATTTACGACACTATGCAGTACGTTAAGCCGCCTATAGCGACGTGGTGCGTTGGTCAAGCATGTTCAATGGGATCACTTTTATTGGCGGCAGGAGCACCGGGAATGCGATATTCATTACCTAATGCCAGAATTATGATACATCAACCTTCTGGAGGCGCACAA GGTCAAGCCACCGATATCCTAATACATGCCGAGGAAATTATCAAAATTAAACGCCAACTTACTAGCATATATGTAAAGCATGCTAAAAACTCGTACGAAGAAATGTGCCAACGAATGGAGCGGGATCATTTCATGACCCCCGATGAGGCCAAGGTACTTGGTATTATTGATCACGTGCTTGAACACCCACCAGAAACAGTCTCAGACAGTGGGCCGACATCTGATGGTGGTAAAACTGCTGGTAAATCTGTTTCTGATGAGCCCCAGAGGAAAAGGTCAAACCAGGCAGCTTAA